Proteins from a single region of Amycolatopsis sp. CA-230715:
- the car gene encoding carboxylic acid reductase — protein sequence MATGSRPDIGGKNKTGEISENREHRRIAELSERDAQVRAAKPLESVNAAVTEQETGLARMVATVMAAYADRPAVGERVREPVVDPVTGRTSLRLTPEFGTITYGELWARAGAVAGTWHHDPGYALESGEFVGILGFTSVDYLTLDLACVHLGAVSVPLQSGASAGNLKPIVAETEPRILASSVELLDTAVEIALVSTSLRRLVVFDHHGEVDDERETVEVARQRLADTGSPVVVDSLADVVERGTALPAAPLSTPAEGEDPLSLLIYTSGSTGTPKGAMYTQSLVRQVWGGMWPGTAEMPVIGFHYMPMSHLAGRLSLLNGLTRGGTGYFAATSDLSTLFDDIALVRPTELSLVPRVCDMLFQRYSAELDRRGPDAAEAAVKADLRTEFLGGRVVRATCGTAPLSAEMAAFVESCLDLELHDGYGSTEAGGVVIDTHVLRPPVLDYKLVDVPELGYFHTDSPHPRGELLVKTETIIPGYYRRPEVTAEIFDEDGYYRTGDIMAEIEPDRLVYVDRRKNVLKLSQGEFVAVSHLEAVFASSPVIRQIFVYGSSERAFLLAVVVPTPEAIERADGAEDALNRLIGESVQEIAKGAELNSYEIPRDFLIETDPFTTENGLLSDARKLLRPRLKERYGDRLEELYRELAAGQADELRALRKAGGDRPVLETVGRAVRAVLGSSTAEFDPGAHFTELGGDSLSALSFSNLLKEIFEVDVPVGVVISPANDLRRVAEHIEAARGSGAARPNFASVHGEGATEVAADDLTLDKFIDAETLAGAISLPHASGEARTVLLTGANGYLGRFLCLEWLERLEPVGGKVICVVRGSDAAAARKRLDDVFDSGDAELSRHFRRLAENGLEVLAGDIGEPNLGLDDRTWDRLAAEVDLIVHPAALVNHVLPYEQLFGPNVAGTAELIRLAITGRVKPVTYLSTVAVGSGQGAPSSLDEDADIRAASPVRRIDDSYANGYATSKWAGEVLLREAHDLCGLPVAAFRSDMILAHSRYAGQLNVPDMFTRLLLSLVATGIAPRSFYRADEHGERPRAHYDGLPADFTAAAVTALGASIVDGYRTFNVLNPHDDGISLDVFVDWLIEAGHSIQRIDDYGDWFARFETAIRALPEEQRKHSLLPLLHAFGSPDEPVRGSVIPAEEFRAATRDARVGPDADIPHLSAALIGKYVRDLRALGLL from the coding sequence ATGGCTACTGGTTCGCGTCCTGACATCGGCGGAAAAAACAAAACCGGCGAGATTTCCGAAAATCGCGAGCACCGGCGCATCGCCGAATTATCCGAGCGCGACGCGCAGGTTCGGGCGGCAAAACCTCTCGAATCGGTCAACGCGGCGGTAACGGAACAGGAAACCGGGCTCGCGCGCATGGTGGCGACGGTCATGGCGGCCTATGCGGATCGTCCCGCCGTGGGGGAGCGGGTGCGAGAACCAGTGGTGGATCCCGTTACGGGGCGCACTTCCCTCCGGCTGACACCGGAGTTCGGCACCATCACCTACGGCGAGCTGTGGGCTCGGGCCGGTGCCGTCGCCGGTACCTGGCACCACGATCCGGGATATGCGCTCGAATCCGGCGAATTCGTCGGAATACTGGGTTTCACGAGTGTCGACTACCTCACCCTCGACCTCGCCTGCGTACACCTCGGCGCGGTTTCCGTCCCGTTGCAGTCCGGTGCTTCGGCGGGCAATCTGAAACCGATCGTCGCCGAAACCGAGCCACGGATCCTCGCCTCCAGCGTGGAACTGCTCGACACCGCGGTGGAAATCGCGCTGGTGAGCACGTCGTTGCGGCGGCTGGTCGTCTTCGACCACCACGGCGAGGTCGACGACGAGCGCGAAACCGTCGAGGTGGCGCGGCAGCGGCTCGCGGACACGGGCTCCCCGGTGGTCGTCGATTCGCTCGCCGACGTGGTCGAGCGCGGCACCGCGCTGCCGGCCGCGCCGCTGTCGACCCCAGCCGAGGGTGAGGACCCGCTGTCCCTGCTGATCTACACCTCGGGCAGCACCGGCACGCCCAAGGGCGCCATGTACACGCAGAGCCTGGTCCGCCAGGTGTGGGGCGGGATGTGGCCCGGTACCGCCGAAATGCCGGTCATCGGGTTCCACTACATGCCGATGAGCCATCTCGCCGGGCGGCTTTCCCTGCTGAACGGCCTCACCCGCGGCGGCACCGGGTACTTCGCGGCGACCAGCGACCTCTCGACCCTGTTCGACGACATCGCGCTCGTCCGGCCGACGGAGCTGAGCCTGGTGCCGAGGGTGTGCGACATGCTCTTCCAGCGGTACTCCGCCGAACTGGACCGCCGCGGTCCCGACGCGGCCGAGGCGGCGGTGAAGGCGGACCTGCGCACCGAGTTCCTCGGTGGCCGCGTCGTGCGCGCGACCTGTGGCACCGCACCGCTTTCGGCCGAGATGGCGGCCTTCGTCGAGTCCTGTTTGGACCTCGAGCTGCACGACGGGTACGGCTCGACGGAGGCGGGCGGCGTCGTGATCGACACGCACGTCCTGCGGCCGCCGGTGCTCGACTACAAGCTCGTCGACGTCCCCGAACTGGGCTACTTCCACACCGACTCGCCGCATCCGAGGGGCGAGCTGCTGGTGAAGACCGAGACCATCATTCCCGGCTACTACCGGCGCCCCGAGGTCACCGCCGAGATCTTCGACGAAGACGGGTACTACCGGACCGGCGACATCATGGCCGAGATCGAGCCGGACCGCCTCGTCTACGTCGACCGCCGCAAGAACGTGCTGAAGCTTTCGCAGGGCGAGTTCGTCGCCGTGTCGCATCTGGAGGCCGTGTTCGCCAGCAGCCCGGTGATCAGGCAGATCTTCGTCTACGGCAGCAGCGAGCGCGCGTTCCTGCTCGCGGTGGTCGTGCCGACGCCGGAGGCGATCGAGCGCGCGGACGGTGCCGAGGACGCGCTCAACCGGCTGATCGGCGAATCGGTCCAGGAGATCGCGAAGGGCGCCGAGCTGAACTCGTACGAGATCCCGCGCGACTTCCTGATCGAAACCGACCCGTTCACCACCGAGAACGGCCTGCTTTCGGACGCGAGGAAACTGCTGAGGCCCCGGCTCAAGGAGCGCTACGGCGACCGGCTCGAAGAGCTGTACCGGGAACTGGCCGCGGGACAGGCCGACGAACTGCGCGCGCTCCGGAAAGCCGGTGGTGACCGCCCGGTGCTGGAAACGGTCGGCAGGGCCGTTCGCGCGGTGCTCGGTTCGTCGACCGCGGAATTCGATCCGGGGGCGCACTTCACCGAACTGGGCGGCGATTCCCTGTCCGCGCTCTCGTTTTCGAACCTGCTCAAGGAAATCTTCGAGGTCGACGTCCCGGTCGGCGTGGTGATCAGCCCCGCCAACGACCTGCGGCGGGTGGCGGAGCACATCGAGGCCGCGCGCGGTTCGGGCGCGGCGCGGCCGAACTTCGCCTCCGTGCACGGCGAAGGCGCCACGGAGGTGGCGGCGGACGACCTGACGCTGGACAAGTTCATCGACGCCGAGACGCTCGCCGGGGCCATCTCGCTCCCGCACGCGAGCGGGGAAGCCCGCACCGTGCTGTTGACCGGCGCGAACGGCTACCTCGGCCGATTCCTGTGCCTCGAATGGCTGGAACGGCTGGAACCGGTGGGCGGCAAGGTGATCTGCGTGGTCCGGGGCAGCGACGCCGCCGCGGCGCGGAAGAGGCTCGACGACGTCTTCGATTCCGGCGACGCGGAGCTGTCCCGGCACTTCCGGCGCCTCGCCGAAAACGGGCTGGAGGTGCTCGCGGGTGACATCGGCGAGCCGAACCTCGGCCTCGACGACCGGACCTGGGACCGGCTGGCCGCCGAGGTGGACCTGATCGTGCACCCGGCCGCCCTGGTCAACCACGTCCTGCCGTACGAGCAGCTGTTCGGCCCCAACGTCGCCGGGACGGCCGAGCTGATCCGGCTCGCGATCACCGGGCGGGTCAAGCCGGTCACCTACCTGTCGACGGTCGCCGTCGGCAGCGGGCAGGGCGCGCCGTCGTCGCTCGACGAAGACGCCGACATCCGCGCCGCCTCCCCGGTGCGCCGGATCGACGACAGCTACGCGAACGGGTACGCGACGAGCAAGTGGGCGGGAGAGGTCCTGCTCCGGGAGGCGCACGACCTGTGCGGGCTGCCCGTCGCGGCGTTCCGGTCCGACATGATCCTCGCGCACAGCCGGTACGCGGGTCAGCTGAACGTGCCCGACATGTTCACGCGCCTGCTGCTGAGCCTCGTCGCCACCGGGATCGCGCCGCGCTCGTTCTACCGCGCCGACGAGCACGGCGAGCGGCCGCGCGCGCACTACGACGGGCTGCCCGCCGATTTCACCGCGGCGGCCGTCACCGCACTCGGTGCGTCCATAGTGGACGGATATCGGACGTTCAACGTGCTGAACCCGCACGACGACGGCATTTCGCTCGACGTGTTCGTGGACTGGCTGATCGAGGCGGGGCACTCGATCCAGCGGATCGACGACTACGGCGACTGGTTCGCCCGGTTCGAGACGGCGATCAGGGCGCTGCCGGAAGAGCAGCGGAAGCATTCGCTGCTGCCCCTGCTGCACGCCTTCGGTAGCCCGGACGAGCCGGTCAGGGGATCGGTCATCCCCGCCGAGGAGTTCCGGGCCGCGACCAGGGACGCCCGCGTCGGGCCGGACGCGGACATCCCGCACCTGTCGGCCGCGCTGATCGGCAAGTACGTCCGCGATCTGCGGGCACTCGGCCTGCTCTGA
- a CDS encoding ArsR/SmtB family transcription factor translates to MIVDGTESVVLRVHFTVEDLLNVTFADEPAPLMELGLAMAAVQHGADSRPDFHRWRERTLAALPVRAKPLLEVVPPTGCGPLFLDPPVPDVALGLDRVMATPEPFARTELRKVLESSSKPSPWFRALMAGEPRAWQALDGALRAAYDSVLRPSWSLVHNGFHAERAWRLHQLAHRGIQDLLAGLSPSVRWRGTVLEAPDRHDRDLFPAGRGIRLLPSLFWTGRLLVAPQPDGPTVLVYPALVSLPQRQAVPAGEPLADLLGPTRAQVLSVLTKPLTTGELAKAVSVSASSASEHATVLRNAGLVATRRDGKAVYHTCTPTGLELLAHP, encoded by the coding sequence GTGATCGTTGACGGGACGGAGAGCGTCGTGCTACGTGTCCATTTCACGGTGGAGGACCTGCTGAACGTGACCTTCGCCGACGAGCCCGCGCCGCTGATGGAACTCGGCCTCGCCATGGCGGCGGTGCAGCACGGCGCCGATTCCCGGCCGGATTTCCACCGCTGGCGCGAGCGGACCCTCGCCGCGCTTCCCGTGCGCGCCAAGCCGTTGCTGGAAGTCGTCCCGCCCACCGGGTGCGGGCCGCTGTTCCTCGACCCGCCCGTGCCCGACGTGGCGCTCGGGCTCGACCGGGTGATGGCGACGCCGGAACCGTTCGCCCGCACCGAACTGCGGAAGGTGCTGGAGTCGTCGTCGAAGCCGAGCCCGTGGTTCCGGGCGTTGATGGCCGGGGAACCGCGCGCTTGGCAGGCGCTCGACGGCGCGCTGCGGGCCGCCTACGACAGCGTCCTGCGGCCGTCGTGGAGCTTGGTGCACAACGGTTTCCACGCGGAACGGGCGTGGCGGCTCCATCAGCTCGCGCACCGCGGGATCCAGGACCTGCTGGCCGGGTTGTCCCCGTCGGTCCGCTGGCGGGGCACCGTGCTGGAGGCCCCCGACCGGCACGATCGGGACCTCTTCCCCGCCGGGCGCGGTATCCGGCTGCTCCCGTCGCTGTTCTGGACGGGACGGCTGCTCGTCGCTCCCCAGCCCGACGGCCCGACCGTGCTGGTCTACCCGGCGCTGGTCTCCTTGCCCCAGCGGCAGGCGGTGCCTGCGGGCGAACCGCTCGCCGATCTGCTCGGCCCGACCCGCGCGCAGGTGCTGTCCGTGCTCACGAAGCCGTTGACCACCGGCGAACTGGCGAAGGCAGTCAGCGTCAGCGCCTCGTCGGCGTCCGAGCACGCCACCGTGCTGCGGAACGCGGGGCTCGTCGCCACGCGCCGCGACGGGAAGGCCGTCTACCACACCTGCACGCCCACCGGCCTGGAACTCCTCGCGCACCCGTGA
- the dapA gene encoding 4-hydroxy-tetrahydrodipicolinate synthase — protein MTADLLFGTNLVAMVTPMHPGGAISEPGVAALVDHLLDTGCDGIVAGGTTGESPTLTEAETAGLVRAVVARTGDRARVIAGVGTYDTAASIRRARDAEAAGADALLLVCPYYSRPTQAGVVAHCAAVADATALPVMLYDVPARAGVEMTASTLIELAGHPRIHAVKDAKGDLFEAMSVLARTSLAYYCGIDELNLPYLACGATGLVSVIGNAFADRNAELIRAVRGGDLGSAKKIQEPLIPLVEAVMRTAQGATMTKAALAELGIIPHAVVRLPLVVPSASHLRQLADALAAIAVPA, from the coding sequence ATGACCGCGGATCTGCTCTTCGGCACCAACCTCGTCGCCATGGTGACCCCGATGCACCCCGGCGGCGCGATCAGCGAGCCCGGCGTCGCCGCCCTCGTCGACCACCTGCTGGACACCGGGTGCGACGGCATCGTCGCCGGGGGAACCACCGGCGAGTCGCCCACCCTGACCGAAGCCGAGACGGCCGGGCTCGTCCGCGCCGTGGTGGCCAGGACGGGCGACCGGGCGCGCGTGATCGCCGGTGTCGGCACCTACGACACGGCCGCCAGCATCCGCCGGGCGCGCGACGCCGAGGCCGCCGGAGCCGACGCGCTGCTGCTCGTCTGCCCCTACTACTCCCGGCCGACCCAGGCCGGGGTGGTGGCCCACTGCGCCGCGGTGGCCGATGCCACCGCGCTGCCGGTGATGCTCTACGACGTCCCGGCGCGCGCCGGTGTCGAGATGACCGCGTCCACGTTGATCGAACTCGCCGGGCATCCGCGGATCCACGCCGTCAAGGACGCCAAGGGCGACCTGTTCGAGGCGATGTCGGTGCTGGCCCGCACTTCGCTGGCCTACTACTGCGGCATCGACGAACTCAACCTGCCCTACCTGGCCTGCGGCGCCACCGGTCTGGTCAGCGTCATCGGAAACGCCTTCGCCGACCGCAACGCCGAGCTGATCCGCGCGGTCCGCGGCGGTGATCTCGGCTCGGCGAAGAAGATCCAGGAACCGCTGATTCCCTTGGTGGAGGCCGTGATGCGCACCGCGCAAGGGGCCACGATGACCAAGGCCGCGCTGGCCGAACTCGGGATCATCCCGCACGCCGTCGTGCGCCTCCCGCTGGTCGTGCCGTCGGCTTCGCACCTGCGCCAGCTGGCGGACGCACTGGCGGCGATCGCCGTGCCCGCCTGA
- a CDS encoding lysozyme — protein MRTGNPGRRLACAVAAMSACLLATTTATATAAPPPAQPSEDNHAMGASIAAHEGISQASTAGITPAADPAIAASVAGIDVSSYQGNVNWQSYWNAGKRFAYVKATEGTGYRNPYFTQQYNGSYNVGMIRGAYHYGRPDVSGGAAQADYFVAHGGGWSKDGKTLPGTLDIEWGPNNACYGLSQSAMVSWIKAFSDQYHKRTSRWPVIYTATSWWSQCTGNRGDFSSTNPLWVARYASAPGTLPFKWGFYTIWQYSSSPIDQDSFNGSIDRVKALANG, from the coding sequence ATGAGAACCGGGAATCCAGGGCGCCGTCTCGCGTGCGCCGTGGCGGCGATGTCCGCCTGCCTGCTCGCCACGACCACCGCGACCGCGACCGCCGCACCGCCACCGGCGCAGCCGTCCGAGGACAACCACGCCATGGGCGCGTCGATCGCGGCGCACGAGGGCATCAGCCAGGCTTCGACCGCGGGCATCACCCCCGCCGCCGATCCCGCCATCGCGGCGAGCGTCGCGGGCATCGACGTCAGCAGCTACCAGGGCAACGTCAACTGGCAGTCCTACTGGAACGCCGGGAAGCGCTTCGCCTACGTGAAGGCGACCGAGGGCACCGGGTACCGCAACCCGTACTTCACCCAGCAGTACAACGGTTCCTACAACGTCGGCATGATCAGGGGCGCCTACCACTACGGGCGGCCCGACGTCTCCGGCGGCGCCGCGCAGGCCGACTACTTCGTCGCGCACGGCGGCGGCTGGTCGAAGGACGGCAAGACGCTGCCCGGCACGCTCGACATCGAGTGGGGCCCGAACAACGCCTGCTACGGGCTGAGCCAGTCCGCGATGGTGTCGTGGATCAAGGCGTTCAGCGACCAGTACCACAAGCGGACCAGCCGCTGGCCGGTCATCTACACCGCGACGAGCTGGTGGAGCCAGTGCACCGGCAACCGGGGCGATTTCAGCTCGACCAACCCGCTGTGGGTGGCGCGCTACGCCTCCGCGCCCGGCACGCTGCCGTTCAAGTGGGGCTTCTACACCATCTGGCAGTACAGCTCCTCGCCGATCGACCAGGACAGCTTCAACGGCTCGATCGACCGGGTGAAGGCACTGGCCAACGGCTGA
- a CDS encoding flavin-containing monooxygenase, which translates to MTQTVQPAHADPAEMTPQRRVDAWLADFEAALSARDVRRAAGMFAVDSFWRDLIAFTWNIKTVEGRDGVTDMLTSRLDDIDPSGFRTSEPPEEADGVTSAWLEFETAAGRGRGHLRLTDEGAWTLLTTLYELKGHEEPRGEYRPKGAVHGADPDRRTWADQRADEDAELGYTRQPYVVVVGGGQGGIALGARLRQLGVPALVVERNPRAGDSWRNRYKTLCLHDPVWYDHLPYLPFPDTWPVFAPKDKIGDWLEMYTRVMEVPYWTSTTCTSASYDEETGEWTVRVDRDGEQITLRPKQLVLATGMSGKPNLPSFPGQERFTGDQHHSSAHPGPEAYRGKRAVVVGSNNSAHDICAALWESGADVTMVQRSSTHIVKSDSLMELGLGDLYSERAVAGGMTTQKADLTFASLPYRIMHEFQIPVYSAIAERDADFYRRLEAAGFRHDWGDDGSGLFMKYLRRGSGYYIDVGAAELVANGDIKLAHGEVRELTEDSVVLADGTELEADLVVYATGYGSMNGWAADLIGQDVADKVGKCWGLGSDTTKDPGPWEGEQRNMWKPTQQDGLWFHGGNLHQSRHYSLYLALQLKARWAGIPTPVYGLQEVHHLS; encoded by the coding sequence ATGACCCAGACCGTCCAGCCGGCGCACGCCGACCCCGCCGAGATGACCCCGCAGCGGCGGGTGGACGCGTGGCTGGCGGACTTCGAGGCCGCGCTGTCCGCCCGCGACGTGCGGCGCGCGGCCGGGATGTTCGCCGTCGACAGCTTCTGGCGCGACCTGATCGCGTTCACCTGGAACATCAAGACCGTGGAGGGGCGTGACGGCGTCACAGACATGCTGACCTCGCGGCTCGACGACATCGACCCGTCCGGTTTCCGCACCAGCGAGCCGCCGGAAGAGGCCGACGGGGTCACCTCGGCGTGGCTGGAGTTCGAGACGGCGGCCGGGCGCGGCCGCGGGCACCTCCGCCTCACCGACGAGGGCGCGTGGACGCTGCTGACCACCCTGTACGAGCTGAAGGGGCACGAGGAGCCGCGCGGGGAGTACCGGCCGAAGGGCGCGGTGCACGGCGCGGACCCCGACCGGCGCACCTGGGCCGACCAGCGTGCCGACGAGGACGCCGAGCTCGGCTACACCCGGCAGCCCTACGTCGTCGTGGTCGGCGGCGGGCAGGGCGGGATCGCGCTCGGTGCGCGGCTGCGCCAGCTCGGCGTGCCCGCGCTGGTCGTCGAGCGCAATCCGCGCGCGGGCGATTCGTGGCGCAACCGCTACAAGACGCTGTGCCTGCACGACCCGGTGTGGTACGACCACCTGCCGTACCTGCCCTTCCCGGACACCTGGCCGGTGTTCGCGCCGAAGGACAAGATCGGCGACTGGCTGGAGATGTACACGCGGGTGATGGAGGTGCCGTACTGGACCTCGACCACCTGCACCTCGGCCTCCTACGACGAGGAGACCGGCGAGTGGACCGTCCGCGTCGACCGCGACGGCGAGCAGATCACGTTGCGGCCCAAGCAACTCGTGCTCGCCACCGGGATGTCCGGCAAGCCCAACCTGCCGAGCTTTCCCGGCCAGGAGCGGTTCACCGGCGACCAGCACCACTCGAGCGCGCACCCGGGGCCGGAGGCGTACCGGGGAAAGCGGGCCGTGGTCGTCGGCTCCAACAACTCCGCGCACGACATCTGCGCCGCGCTGTGGGAATCGGGCGCGGACGTCACCATGGTGCAGCGGTCTTCGACGCATATCGTCAAATCCGATTCGCTGATGGAACTCGGCCTCGGCGACCTGTACTCCGAGCGCGCCGTGGCGGGCGGGATGACCACGCAGAAGGCGGATCTCACCTTCGCTTCGCTGCCGTACCGGATCATGCACGAGTTCCAGATCCCGGTGTACTCCGCGATCGCGGAACGCGACGCGGACTTCTACCGGCGGCTGGAGGCCGCCGGGTTCCGGCACGACTGGGGTGACGACGGGTCGGGGCTGTTCATGAAGTACCTGCGGCGCGGCTCCGGGTACTACATCGACGTCGGTGCCGCCGAACTCGTGGCGAACGGCGACATCAAGCTGGCACACGGGGAAGTGCGCGAGCTGACCGAGGATTCCGTGGTGCTCGCGGACGGCACGGAGCTGGAGGCGGACCTCGTGGTCTACGCGACCGGCTACGGCTCGATGAACGGCTGGGCCGCCGATCTGATCGGGCAGGACGTCGCCGACAAGGTGGGCAAGTGCTGGGGCCTCGGTTCCGACACCACGAAGGACCCCGGGCCGTGGGAGGGGGAGCAGCGGAACATGTGGAAGCCGACCCAGCAGGACGGATTGTGGTTCCACGGCGGCAACCTGCACCAGTCACGGCACTATTCGCTGTACCTCGCGTTGCAGCTCAAGGCGCGCTGGGCAGGGATCCCGACCCCGGTGTACGGCCTGCAGGAGGTCCACCACCTGAGCTGA
- a CDS encoding EF-hand domain-containing protein: MASEFQRRKITTVFSAMDADHDGFLDESDFEALAARWTGVRGGERGTPDHERLRSIMIGWWAILLASSDLDRDDKVTLDEVLAVVDRLPKTIEAVTATADAMFEAVDENGDGRISEPEYRRMIEAWTGRTDTGEIFALLDLDGDGTLSKAEFAEHWVEFWAGDDPAAPGSSVFGKVGQDEQ, from the coding sequence ATGGCGAGCGAGTTCCAGAGACGCAAGATCACCACGGTCTTTTCGGCCATGGACGCCGATCACGACGGCTTCCTCGACGAGTCGGACTTCGAGGCGCTCGCGGCGCGGTGGACCGGTGTCCGGGGCGGGGAACGGGGCACGCCGGACCACGAGCGGCTGCGGTCGATCATGATCGGGTGGTGGGCGATCCTGCTGGCTTCGTCGGATCTCGACCGCGACGACAAGGTGACCCTCGACGAGGTCCTCGCCGTGGTGGACCGGTTGCCCAAGACGATCGAAGCGGTCACGGCCACCGCGGACGCCATGTTCGAAGCGGTCGACGAAAACGGCGACGGCCGCATTTCGGAACCCGAATACCGGCGCATGATCGAGGCGTGGACGGGGCGGACCGACACCGGCGAGATCTTCGCGCTGCTGGACCTCGACGGCGACGGCACCCTTTCGAAGGCCGAGTTCGCCGAGCACTGGGTGGAGTTCTGGGCGGGCGACGATCCCGCCGCCCCCGGTTCCTCGGTGTTCGGGAAGGTCGGCCAGGACGAGCAGTAG
- a CDS encoding LysR family transcriptional regulator has protein sequence MIDIGALRALRSVAALGTLAGAAGELGFTASAVSQQIKRLERQLGVPVLAQAGRGVVLTPAGQAVVASAPEVFQALERCAEAAQSVAEGAPRGVLRVVAFSTGIRGLLAPAVRRLSAQCPELRVHITEEDPDQALHSVDAGIADLALVHDADGLPAPLPPSMTQRHVHTDVGDLVLNRTHPLARLDRPLTGADLTGRTWVTSPPGTVCHQWSLRLFAELPEEPEVRHLVDDFATQLALITADDVIALVPRLARPPLGEGHVSRPLRRQPRREVHAAWRRSADASPAIRVVIAELTRQSSSAPRSSHEPRRRSTSR, from the coding sequence ATGATCGATATCGGGGCCCTGCGGGCGCTGCGGTCGGTGGCGGCGCTCGGAACGCTGGCGGGCGCGGCGGGCGAGCTGGGGTTCACGGCCTCGGCGGTCTCGCAGCAGATCAAGCGGCTGGAACGCCAGCTCGGTGTGCCCGTGCTCGCTCAGGCGGGGCGCGGGGTCGTGCTCACTCCGGCCGGGCAGGCGGTCGTCGCTTCGGCGCCCGAGGTGTTCCAGGCGCTGGAGCGCTGCGCCGAAGCGGCCCAGTCCGTCGCGGAGGGCGCGCCGCGCGGCGTGCTCCGCGTGGTCGCCTTTTCGACCGGGATCCGCGGGCTGCTCGCCCCCGCCGTGCGGCGGTTGTCCGCGCAGTGCCCGGAACTGCGCGTGCACATCACCGAGGAGGACCCCGACCAAGCACTGCACAGCGTCGACGCCGGTATCGCCGACCTCGCGCTCGTCCACGACGCCGACGGGCTGCCCGCCCCGCTGCCGCCGTCGATGACCCAGCGCCACGTGCACACCGACGTCGGCGATCTCGTGCTGAACCGGACGCATCCGCTCGCCCGGCTCGACCGGCCGCTCACCGGCGCCGACCTCACCGGCAGGACGTGGGTGACCAGCCCGCCCGGCACGGTGTGCCACCAGTGGTCGCTGCGGCTGTTCGCCGAACTGCCCGAGGAGCCGGAAGTGCGCCATCTCGTCGACGATTTCGCCACCCAGCTCGCGCTGATCACCGCGGACGACGTCATCGCACTGGTCCCCCGCCTCGCGCGGCCGCCCTTGGGGGAAGGACACGTTTCCCGGCCGCTGCGGCGGCAACCGAGGCGCGAGGTGCACGCGGCGTGGCGGCGCAGCGCGGACGCCAGCCCCGCGATCCGAGTGGTGATCGCGGAGCTGACGCGTCAGTCGTCTTCCGCGCCGCGCAGCTCCCACGAACCGCGACGGCGGAGCACGAGCAGGTAA